Below is a window of Undibacterium sp. YM2 DNA.
AAGAAAACGGCGTCTCCGCATTTGAAGACATCACCGAAGCTTCCTTCCCTGGCAAATGGAAAATCATTTATTTCTACCCAAAAGATTTCACTTTCGTATGCCCAACTGAAATCGTTGAATTTGCCAAGCTCGCTAACGACTTTGCAGACCGCGATGCAGTCTTGATGGGTGGTTCTACCGATAACGAATTCTGCAAACTGGCATGGCGCCGTGAACACAAAGACCTGGACAAACTGAACCACTATGCGTTCGGCGATGCAACCGGTTCTCTGGTAGACATGCTGGGTGTACGCGATGTCAACGCCGGTGTTGCCCTGCGCGCGACTTTCATTGTTGATCCTGACAATGTCATCCAGCACGTTTCTGTCAATAACCTGAACGTTGGCCGTAACCCAACAGAAATCCTGCGTATTCTGGATGGTCTGCAAACAGACGAACTGTGCCCATGCAACCGTACAGTAGGCGGCGCAACTCTGTAATTCAGGGAGCGTAGCTCAAGATGTAAAATAAACCCGCTACGGCGGGTTTTAAAACCACTTTTTGATAGGTAAATACTATGGAATTCTTGAATTTAATTAAAAGTCGTATCCCTGATTACGCCAAGGATATCCGTCTGAACATCGATGGCACTATCGCCCGCTCCAGCCTGGAAGGCAATGACGCAGTAGGCGTGGCACTGGCAGCAGCCTTCGCAGCAAAAAGCACAGTGATCATTGAGGCCATCAAATCCAGTGGCGCAATCACGCCGGAAGAAATCAATGCAGCGCTGACAGCAGCGGCTTTGATGGGCATGAATAATGTCTGGTACCCGTATGTAGAAATGGCGGACGACGCTGACCTGAAAACCCAGGCTGCCCAATTGCGCATGAATGCCTATGCGACCAATGGCGGTGTGGATAAGCGCCGTTTCGAGATGTATGCGCTGGCGGCTTCCATCATCGGCAAATGCCATTTCTGTGTGAAATCGCATTATGAGTTGTTGAAGAAGGAAGGCATGTCAGCCACGCAGTTGCGCGATGTCGGGCGCATTGCGGCTGTTGTGAATGCGGCAGCGCAGGTTATTTCTGCTGAGACTTTGTAATCTCAGGATAGTATTGCTCCCTCCCTTTGAAAGGGAGGGAATTCCTTTGTCATTTCTTTATCAAGTACATTATTCCAATCAGCAGTGAGCTTTGGATGGATACTGGTGCGTTCATTGCATGCGCCATCCATCAAAGAACGTAATTCTCGCTATCGCGACTTCCTCTTAAAAATCCCCAACACCACAATCAGCAGCAACAAAGGCAATAAAAACGGCGAAAAAATCATCAAAAACAAGCCGCCTATCAGCACAGCAAAACCCACCAGCAAGAACGACACCCCCGCAATCACCAGCCCCGCCATTACCATGGCAAAGACGATGGCGACCAGTGCCACGGCGACGCCACCGATTGAAAAGCCATTTTCAGAAAAAATATCAAAATCATCCGGACTCCAGTCCAGGTTTAAATCGATGGGGCTGTCCATGACATACCAGATGACCAGCAAGAGTATGCAAAACGCGGTGAAGCGGGCGGATGATTTTTGATCTGACATGGCTGGCTTGTTCCTCGCTTGTTACTGCTTATTTACCAACTTATTTTTCAACTTACTTTCCAACATTGATGAAGGGGATTGCTCCACCAGTCGTTGTTGGCAAACGTCCATCCCATTTTTCTATCGCCTTGGCCTGGTTCTCGGTTTCACGCAGACGTAGCAGTTCTGGTGTGACTTGCTGTCTTTGCAAGGCCAGGGCTTCTGCTTCAGCGCGGGCGCGGGATACTTTTTGTTTGGCTTCGACTTCTATCCTTTGCAGGTCGCGCTCGGCCTTCATTTTCAATTGATCTGCCGTGGTCTTGGCTTCGATCGCTTCATTGAAGGTACGGCTGAAGTTGAAATTGACGATGGAAAATTCATCAACCACCAGACCATGTCTTGCCATGCGTTCTTTCAGGGCCAGGATGATTTCATCGCGTACTTGTGAGCGGCGTGAGATCAGTTCTTCTGCTGTGAAACGGGCGGTTACCGCCTTGACCGCTTCCTGCACACTGGGGATGATGATGCGTTCACCAGGTTCATTACCAAGATCGCGGAAAACCGAAACCACTGCATCTGGCCTGACGTGATAGTTGATGGCAATCTTGGTGTGCACGGTTTGCAAGTCCTTGGAAGCTGCATCGCCATCACCTTCACCTTTTTGGATGGCAACGGAAACCTTTTGCATTTTCTGGGCAATAGGCCAGACCCAGTGTATGCCTTCACTGTAAACCTCATCCGAGGGTTTGCCAAATGTTGTCAGCACACCGCGATGACCAGCGGGGATAGTAGCGAAAGGGTTGAGTATGATCAGCACCAGCAAGACGATCAGGCCGACCGCAAATTTGGGGAAGAGACTACGCATGATTTTTTAATCCCAGGGAATGAAAACACCCGCAGTATAGGTGTTTTTTACATAAGTATTCCCGGTAATCGGAGGGCAAAACTACCGCTTATTTTGCGCCCTGTTTTTACGTCCTGTTAGTTTGCATAAATTGCCGCAAACGCTGCTTCGCCCACGCGTTGATAAGCGCGGTACATGCCTTCGGTATTGAAGGGCAGGACAATATTGCCAAGCCGGTCTATGCCTATGATGCCACCCTGGCCTTCATACAGGGGCAGTTTATCCATGACGACACTATTAGCAGCCTGCTCCAGGCTCAGTCCCAGGTATTGCATTTGCGCAGTAATATCATGCAGCGCCAGGCTGCGCATGAAGGCTTCACCCGTGCCTGTTGCAGACAGGGCAGTAGTCTGGTTATCGGCATAACAGCCAGCGCCCAGCATGGGTGTGTCGCCGACGCGGCCAGGCAGTTTGTTTGTCATGCCACCAGTCGAAGTGGCTGCAGCCAGGTTGCCGTGCACATCCAGCGCGACGGCACCTACCGTGCCAAATTTTTTATCGGGATCAAGTGGCGCGGGTTCTGAAGCTGGTTTGGATGACGTGTTCAGCAAATTCGCTGCATCATGATCCAGCAACACACCAGACTCTTGCCGGGCGCGTTGCAATTGCGCGTAGCGCTCTTCGGTATAAAAGTAAGCATGGTCTTCGAATTGCAGGCCATGCTGGCGCAAGAATTCTTCTGCACCTTTGCCTACCATCAAGACGTGCGGGCTGTGCTCCATGACGGCTCTGGCTGCGCGAACGGGATTGCGCACATGCTGTATACAAGCCACAGCACCTGCACGGCGGGTTTTGCCATCCATGATGGCGGCGTCCATTTCTATCGTGCCCGCATTGGTGAATACGGCACCTTTGCCTGCGTTGAATAAGGGACAGTCTTCCAGCAGGCTGACAGCCAGGCTCACAGCATCCAGTGCGCTGCCACCCTGTGCCAATACTTCATTACCCGCAGTGGCGATGGACCGTAAAGCATCCAGATAGCGCGCTTCCTGTTCCGTTGTCAGGCTGCTGCGCAGGATAATGCCAGCGCCACCGTGGATGGCGATAGCGGCAGGTGCGGCCATTTTATGCTGGCCTGTCCATGTCGATGATCTTGCTGGCTGCCGCTGCCTGCGATTTGCGGGTCGTGGCATTCGGTTCCTGGTACAGCCATGGCAGCATGAACTTCGTCATTTCAGATGCCGCATGCACGGGTGCCTTGGCCTGGTGGGCGACGGCACTGCAAATCGCTTCTATCAGGCACAGCGCTGCGCCTTCAGAGTTCGGTGAAAAATTGCGGCGGGTTTGCGCATACAGGGTGATGTTCGCCAGCGAAGCCAATGGTGAGCTTGGTGCATCCGTCAGCGCCAGGATGGGTACACCTTTTTCACGCAACTGCTGCAGGATGGTGACCACATCTTCTGCATAACGCGGGAAAGAAATGCCGATGACCAGATCGCGCTCTGTGTATTTGAACAATTGCCGTGCGACATTCGATGGCCCGCCCGAGCCCAGTGTTGATTGCACGGTATTGCAGAACGGGTCCAGGCTATGCGC
It encodes the following:
- a CDS encoding peroxiredoxin, yielding MKTVGQKLDAFKVPAAKPGFNHHEENGVSAFEDITEASFPGKWKIIYFYPKDFTFVCPTEIVEFAKLANDFADRDAVLMGGSTDNEFCKLAWRREHKDLDKLNHYAFGDATGSLVDMLGVRDVNAGVALRATFIVDPDNVIQHVSVNNLNVGRNPTEILRILDGLQTDELCPCNRTVGGATL
- a CDS encoding carboxymuconolactone decarboxylase family protein — protein: MEFLNLIKSRIPDYAKDIRLNIDGTIARSSLEGNDAVGVALAAAFAAKSTVIIEAIKSSGAITPEEINAALTAAALMGMNNVWYPYVEMADDADLKTQAAQLRMNAYATNGGVDKRRFEMYALAASIIGKCHFCVKSHYELLKKEGMSATQLRDVGRIAAVVNAAAQVISAETL
- a CDS encoding prohibitin family protein, whose product is MRSLFPKFAVGLIVLLVLIILNPFATIPAGHRGVLTTFGKPSDEVYSEGIHWVWPIAQKMQKVSVAIQKGEGDGDAASKDLQTVHTKIAINYHVRPDAVVSVFRDLGNEPGERIIIPSVQEAVKAVTARFTAEELISRRSQVRDEIILALKERMARHGLVVDEFSIVNFNFSRTFNEAIEAKTTADQLKMKAERDLQRIEVEAKQKVSRARAEAEALALQRQQVTPELLRLRETENQAKAIEKWDGRLPTTTGGAIPFINVGK
- a CDS encoding isoaspartyl peptidase/L-asparaginase family protein — encoded protein: MAAPAAIAIHGGAGIILRSSLTTEQEARYLDALRSIATAGNEVLAQGGSALDAVSLAVSLLEDCPLFNAGKGAVFTNAGTIEMDAAIMDGKTRRAGAVACIQHVRNPVRAARAVMEHSPHVLMVGKGAEEFLRQHGLQFEDHAYFYTEERYAQLQRARQESGVLLDHDAANLLNTSSKPASEPAPLDPDKKFGTVGAVALDVHGNLAAATSTGGMTNKLPGRVGDTPMLGAGCYADNQTTALSATGTGEAFMRSLALHDITAQMQYLGLSLEQAANSVVMDKLPLYEGQGGIIGIDRLGNIVLPFNTEGMYRAYQRVGEAAFAAIYAN